A genomic stretch from Camelus dromedarius isolate mCamDro1 chromosome 10, mCamDro1.pat, whole genome shotgun sequence includes:
- the LOC105103752 gene encoding alpha-1-acid glycoprotein, whose translation MALPWALAVLSLLPVLDAQSPACPNVTAPPITNATLDRISGRWYYIGSAFRNPEYNVSARSIQAAFFYFSPNYVEDKIILREYMTIGNQCIYNTSILTVYRENGTISKHEWGREHFADLLFTKDPKTFMLANARTDEQNKGLSFYADKPELTQEQMKEFHEGISCLGIDKSEITYTDEQKNLCGPLEKQHEEERKKENEGS comes from the exons ATGGCACTGCCCTGGGCCCTTGCTGTTCTGAGCCTTCTTCCTGTGCTGGATGCCCAGAGCCCAGCGTGTCCCAATGTGACGGCGCCACCCATCACCAATGCCACCCTGGACCGG ATCTCTGGCAGGTGGTATTATATCGGCTCAGCCTTCCGAAACCCTGAGTACAACGTGTCGGCTAGATCGATCCAGGCggctttcttttacttttctcctaATTACGTGGAAGACAAGATCATCCTCAGAGAATACATGACTAT TGGGAACCAGTGCATCTATAACACCAGCATCCTGACGGTCTATCGGGAGAATGGGACCATATCTAAGCATG AGTGGGGAAGAGAACACTTTGCTGACCTGCTGTTCACCAAGGACCCCAAGACCTTCATGCTTGCCAATGCCAGGACAGACGAGCAGAACAAGGGGCTGTCCTTCTACG cGGACAAGCCGGAGCTGACCCAGGAGCAGATGAAAGAGTTCCATGAGGGCATCTCGTGCCTGGGCATTGACAAGTCCGAAATCACGTACACCGATGAGCAAAAG AATCTGTGCGGGCCACTGGAGAAGCAGCacgaggaggaaaggaagaaggaaaacgaGGGCTCCTAA